One stretch of Dissulfurimicrobium hydrothermale DNA includes these proteins:
- the hisI gene encoding phosphoribosyl-AMP cyclohydrolase: MKKALELDFDKGGGLLPVIAQDWLTGEVLMLAYMNRLAWEKTLETGHVHYWSRSRGKLWLKGETSGHIQILKEAYVDCDYDAILVKVEQIGGAACHTGFKSCFHHMVNDGGLMTVGKLVFDPKEIYAK; this comes from the coding sequence ATGAAAAAGGCACTTGAACTTGACTTTGACAAGGGCGGCGGACTCCTGCCCGTAATCGCCCAGGATTGGCTGACCGGCGAGGTATTAATGCTGGCCTACATGAACCGTCTCGCATGGGAAAAGACCCTTGAGACAGGACATGTGCATTACTGGAGCCGGTCAAGGGGCAAGCTCTGGCTGAAGGGCGAGACGTCTGGGCACATACAGATACTCAAAGAGGCATATGTAGACTGTGATTATGACGCCATTCTCGTAAAGGTGGAACAGATCGGGGGAGCGGCCTGCCACACCGGGTTTAAAAGTTGTTTTCATCATATGGTAAATGATGGTGGCCTGATGACGGTCGGTAAGCTGGTCTTTGATCCAAAGGAGATATATGCGAAGTGA
- a CDS encoding electron transfer flavoprotein subunit alpha/FixB family protein yields MQDISLEKDVCVKDGGVNPWRGLWVAAECPDNKLNDIILELIAKGRILADKLDTHVTAILMGSDVSWAAETLIRHGADKVFVVEHPELAPFTEEVYSSVLAGLARRYRPEIILAGATLAGRAYIPRVATLLETGLTADCMDLDVNVEDRTLLQTRPGWGGNLFVTIACPTRRPQMATVRPHVFKKGQDDPRRHGETVFIRLEGEWFLHRVRVIESIKEKAVAENDLYGAKVVVVAGRGVENDKDMALVKELAEVLGGVVGGTRPVVDAGLLPEKLQVGQSGVSISPRLYIGIGVSGAVQHTAGIKGAGVIVAINKDPDAPIFGLSTYGLVGDFRDIVPELIRRIRHKNRRGG; encoded by the coding sequence ATGCAAGATATTTCTTTAGAAAAAGATGTATGCGTCAAAGACGGTGGGGTGAATCCGTGGCGCGGGTTATGGGTGGCCGCCGAGTGTCCGGACAACAAATTGAATGATATCATCCTTGAGCTCATTGCCAAGGGTCGAATCCTTGCGGACAAGCTCGATACGCACGTTACAGCCATATTGATGGGTTCAGACGTATCATGGGCCGCTGAGACGCTCATAAGGCATGGGGCTGATAAGGTCTTTGTGGTTGAACATCCCGAGCTTGCTCCGTTTACTGAAGAGGTATATTCAAGTGTTCTGGCAGGGCTTGCACGCAGATATAGACCGGAAATCATACTTGCAGGCGCTACTTTGGCTGGGCGGGCATATATACCGAGGGTCGCAACCCTTCTAGAGACAGGGCTTACCGCTGATTGCATGGATCTTGATGTGAACGTCGAAGACAGGACGCTTTTGCAGACAAGACCTGGCTGGGGCGGCAATCTGTTCGTAACGATCGCATGTCCGACTCGCAGGCCGCAGATGGCCACAGTGAGACCGCATGTCTTTAAAAAGGGTCAAGACGACCCAAGGCGTCACGGCGAGACCGTTTTTATAAGACTTGAAGGAGAGTGGTTCTTGCATAGGGTCAGGGTGATCGAATCCATAAAGGAGAAGGCCGTTGCCGAGAACGACCTCTATGGCGCCAAGGTCGTCGTAGTTGCCGGCCGTGGGGTGGAGAACGATAAGGATATGGCACTTGTGAAGGAGCTTGCCGAGGTGTTGGGCGGTGTCGTGGGCGGGACCAGACCTGTTGTAGACGCAGGGTTGCTCCCTGAAAAGCTGCAGGTCGGCCAGTCGGGGGTGAGCATATCTCCGAGACTCTATATTGGCATCGGCGTTTCAGGGGCGGTTCAACATACCGCTGGCATAAAAGGCGCAGGGGTCATTGTTGCTATCAATAAGGATCCAGATGCACCGATATTTGGTCTGTCCACATATGGCCTTGTAGGTGATTTTAGGGACATCGTACCCGAGTTGATAAGGCGGATAAGGCATAAAAACCGGAGAGGTGGTTAG
- the plsX gene encoding phosphate acyltransferase PlsX: MKVAVDAMGGDNGPRVLIEGAVAAAREKGIEITLVGREDLIRKHLERIGATGLPIDIYPASQVVEMKESPADSLRRKKDSTIRVAFELAARGEAQAVVSAGNSGATLATAMVTLDRINSVRPAIATMMPTLKDPVVMIDVGANVDCKPHHLLQFGIMGAVFASKVAKTRTRPRVGLMSIGEEGSKGNLQVRRAYDLLSASGLNFVGNVEGRDVFKGEVDVVVCDGFVGNICLKLSEGFAEAALIMLRAEMKRSFMAKIGYRLAWNAFQRFKKRVDYSEYGGAPLLGIKGVAIICHGRSGVKAVKNAVCMAHELAMADLSGQIAEAIGRDPIRLSSAVT; this comes from the coding sequence ATGAAGGTAGCGGTTGACGCCATGGGAGGCGACAACGGCCCAAGGGTCTTGATTGAAGGGGCCGTTGCGGCTGCTAGGGAAAAGGGTATAGAGATCACGCTGGTCGGCCGTGAAGATTTGATCAGGAAACACTTGGAACGCATTGGTGCCACTGGCCTTCCTATAGACATATATCCAGCTTCCCAGGTGGTTGAAATGAAGGAATCCCCGGCTGATTCATTGCGGCGCAAGAAGGATTCAACAATCAGGGTCGCTTTTGAGCTTGCAGCTAGGGGTGAGGCGCAGGCTGTAGTAAGTGCTGGCAATTCAGGAGCGACCCTTGCCACTGCTATGGTTACGCTTGACAGGATAAACAGCGTCAGGCCGGCCATTGCAACTATGATGCCGACCCTTAAAGATCCGGTTGTCATGATAGATGTCGGCGCCAACGTGGACTGCAAACCCCATCATCTACTTCAGTTTGGCATAATGGGGGCGGTCTTTGCCAGCAAGGTGGCGAAGACCAGGACTAGACCAAGGGTCGGATTGATGAGCATAGGGGAGGAGGGGTCAAAGGGCAACCTTCAGGTAAGGCGCGCCTATGATCTCCTTTCTGCAAGCGGTTTGAATTTTGTGGGCAATGTTGAGGGCAGGGATGTATTCAAGGGCGAGGTGGATGTAGTCGTCTGTGACGGTTTTGTGGGCAATATCTGTTTGAAGCTTAGTGAGGGTTTTGCAGAGGCTGCGCTTATTATGTTGAGGGCTGAGATGAAGAGGAGTTTCATGGCCAAGATAGGGTACAGGCTTGCCTGGAATGCCTTTCAAAGGTTTAAGAAACGCGTTGATTATTCAGAATATGGTGGTGCGCCCCTTCTGGGGATAAAAGGCGTAGCTATCATATGTCATGGCCGTTCCGGTGTTAAGGCTGTCAAGAACGCCGTATGTATGGCCCACGAGCTTGCCATGGCCGATCTCTCGGGCCAGATTGCCGAGGCCATAGGAAGAGATCCTATAAGACTATCGAGTGCAGTGACCTGA
- a CDS encoding phosphoribosylformylglycinamidine synthase subunit PurQ — translation MAAKVKVIVVTGYGTNCEREMAHASRLAGADQVDIVHLSDLLDGTVSLGRYQFLNLPGGFLDGDNLGSAQVGAHRLKYARVKGSGERLMDQFLRFVRDGGLILGVCNGFQLLVKAGLLPGFDGNYEERVTSLTYNDSGRFEDRWVTCKVVRESPCIFTRGMETLELPVRHGEGKFVTLDQTIRDRLVRECLVAMQYISPVTNEPTGEYPYNPNGSELAVAGVCDPTGRIFGLMPHPEAFNHRTNHPRWTRCDLPEEGAGIAIFRNAVEYIRDNL, via the coding sequence ATGGCGGCTAAGGTAAAAGTGATCGTGGTTACTGGTTACGGGACCAATTGTGAGAGAGAGATGGCCCATGCCTCAAGGCTTGCTGGCGCCGATCAGGTTGATATCGTCCATTTAAGCGATCTGCTCGATGGCACGGTAAGTCTTGGCAGATATCAGTTTCTGAACTTGCCAGGAGGATTTCTGGACGGCGACAACCTCGGCTCCGCTCAGGTTGGGGCGCACAGGCTCAAATATGCCAGGGTAAAGGGGTCTGGTGAGCGACTCATGGACCAGTTTCTGCGATTTGTAAGGGACGGCGGGCTTATTCTTGGTGTCTGCAATGGGTTTCAGCTCCTTGTGAAAGCAGGATTGCTGCCAGGATTTGATGGCAACTATGAAGAACGGGTTACAAGCCTCACCTATAACGATTCAGGGAGGTTTGAAGACCGTTGGGTCACGTGCAAGGTTGTGAGGGAGAGTCCGTGTATATTTACAAGGGGCATGGAAACGCTCGAGCTGCCGGTTAGGCACGGTGAAGGTAAGTTTGTGACGCTCGATCAGACGATAAGGGATAGGCTGGTGAGAGAATGCCTTGTGGCTATGCAATATATTTCACCCGTCACCAACGAGCCGACAGGGGAGTACCCTTACAATCCTAATGGATCAGAGCTGGCAGTTGCCGGTGTATGTGACCCTACAGGGCGCATCTTTGGGCTTATGCCGCATCCCGAGGCCTTTAATCACAGAACGAACCACCCAAGGTGGACAAGATGTGATCTGCCTGAAGAAGGCGCAGGGATCGCCATATTCAGAAACGCAGTTGAATATATTCGTGATAATCTATGA
- the hisG gene encoding ATP phosphoribosyltransferase yields MNILKLGIPKGSLEKATIDLFAKSGWRIDVHNRSYFPDIDDPEISCSICRAQEMSRYVEQGVMDAGITGRDWILENDSDVHIVADLIYSKVSKRPARWVLAVPREAPYRSIKDLEGKKIATELVNFTRRYFAEHGVNVQVEFSWGATEAKVVSGLADAIVEVTETGSTIRAHGLAIIADLMESNPQLICNRRAWEDAWKRQKIEQIAMLLQGALRADRLVGLKMNVPVANIKAIIEVLPSLNAPTVSPLYDQNWCSIETVINETEVRELIPRLRAAGAEGIIEYSLNKVI; encoded by the coding sequence GTGAACATACTTAAGCTTGGAATCCCAAAAGGCAGCCTCGAAAAAGCCACGATAGACCTCTTTGCCAAGTCAGGCTGGCGGATAGACGTTCATAACAGAAGCTATTTCCCTGACATAGACGACCCTGAAATATCATGCAGCATCTGCAGGGCCCAGGAGATGTCCCGTTACGTGGAGCAAGGGGTCATGGATGCAGGGATCACAGGCCGTGATTGGATACTCGAAAACGACTCCGATGTACACATAGTGGCGGATCTTATATATTCAAAGGTAAGCAAGCGCCCAGCCAGATGGGTCCTTGCCGTGCCGCGGGAGGCGCCCTACCGCTCCATAAAAGACCTGGAAGGCAAAAAAATAGCGACCGAGCTCGTTAACTTTACTAGACGCTATTTTGCCGAACATGGAGTAAACGTGCAGGTGGAATTTTCATGGGGGGCAACCGAGGCGAAAGTAGTATCAGGTCTGGCAGACGCCATAGTTGAAGTTACGGAGACAGGGAGTACAATACGCGCCCACGGCCTTGCCATAATCGCTGATCTCATGGAATCAAATCCGCAACTCATATGCAACAGACGCGCATGGGAAGATGCATGGAAGCGGCAAAAAATAGAACAGATCGCCATGCTCCTTCAAGGAGCGCTCAGGGCCGATAGGCTGGTAGGGCTCAAAATGAACGTTCCCGTCGCCAATATAAAGGCAATTATCGAGGTCCTACCAAGCCTCAACGCACCTACGGTATCACCGCTCTATGATCAGAATTGGTGCTCCATAGAGACCGTCATCAATGAAACAGAAGTAAGAGAGCTCATCCCAAGGCTTAGGGCCGCTGGTGCTGAAGGGATCATTGAATATTCGCTCAACAAAGTAATATAA
- the tatC gene encoding twin-arginine translocase subunit TatC, whose amino-acid sequence MPEKISEKIEKTKQITSGSLQAEPSLARDLARFLMFIRCFIIETLVVFFVSTFIIYWFSPHILAVMQRHLATPCLAFFGVMEPVVALLKLSSIVALAFIAPFVAFRVSQGLAAVFGMTRRFSFMVAASSLILFYSGAAFCYLVTLPFGARFLLEYQSEHLRPIISVGRFVDFAGFFMLGFGFIFELPLLMTVLCRLNVCSYKLFVRQRRYAILLISIVAAVLTPTPDVFNMTLMGLPLYFLYELGIIFARMNSRLGSCP is encoded by the coding sequence ATGCCGGAAAAGATATCAGAAAAAATAGAAAAGACAAAACAGATAACATCGGGCAGTCTCCAGGCCGAGCCTTCATTGGCGAGGGATCTTGCGAGATTCCTCATGTTCATCCGCTGCTTTATTATCGAGACCTTGGTAGTCTTTTTCGTCTCCACGTTTATCATTTATTGGTTTTCACCCCACATATTGGCGGTCATGCAAAGACATCTCGCCACCCCTTGCCTTGCATTTTTCGGGGTCATGGAGCCTGTCGTGGCGCTTTTAAAACTTTCAAGTATAGTGGCCCTTGCATTCATTGCGCCTTTTGTGGCCTTCCGGGTATCTCAAGGACTCGCGGCGGTCTTTGGGATGACAAGGCGCTTTTCCTTTATGGTTGCCGCAAGTTCGCTGATCCTGTTCTATTCCGGCGCTGCATTTTGCTATCTTGTGACACTGCCGTTCGGCGCAAGATTTCTTTTGGAATATCAATCAGAGCACCTCAGGCCGATTATATCGGTTGGGCGTTTTGTGGATTTTGCCGGCTTTTTTATGCTTGGATTCGGGTTCATATTTGAGTTGCCGCTTCTCATGACTGTGTTGTGTCGGCTAAATGTCTGCAGTTATAAACTGTTCGTACGTCAGAGGCGTTATGCAATACTTCTTATAAGTATTGTAGCTGCGGTGCTTACACCAACGCCGGATGTATTCAATATGACGCTTATGGGATTACCGCTGTATTTTTTATATGAACTTGGTATAATCTTCGCCAGAATGAACAGCCGGTTAGGATCTTGTCCTTGA
- the rpmF gene encoding 50S ribosomal protein L32 yields the protein MGIPKKKPSRARRGNRRSHDSLTPPCFSACPQCTEPKLSHRICPQCGTYKGKVFNQKEDIS from the coding sequence ATGGGCATCCCGAAGAAGAAACCATCCAGAGCAAGGAGGGGAAACCGTCGTTCTCATGATTCGTTGACCCCTCCGTGTTTTTCTGCATGTCCGCAATGCACTGAACCCAAGCTCTCGCATAGGATATGCCCTCAGTGTGGGACATATAAGGGCAAGGTTTTTAATCAGAAAGAAGATATTTCTTAA
- a CDS encoding beta-ketoacyl-ACP synthase III, which yields MPNRAIIIGTGSALPSRLLTNRDLEAMVETSDEWIKTRTGIEQRYIVGEGETNSFLATRAAKNALEMAGVRPQELDLIIVGTLTPDTPMPSVACLVQKELGAKKAGAFDLSATCSGFIYGLSIADKFIRDNRKMKILVIGSEVLSRRVNWTDRTTCVLFGDGAGAAVVTGTKEDRGILSTHLHADGALGDLLTIKGLGTAHPVTMEMLELGWQYIQMQGREVFKHAVKALESVAWEALNANGWTTDQVDLLIAHQANMRILDFLREKLGLTTDKVFINIHKYGNTSAASIPIALDEANRSRLLLPGSKLLMVAFGGGFTWGSLAMRW from the coding sequence ATGCCTAATCGGGCCATCATAATAGGGACAGGATCAGCCCTCCCCAGCCGACTTCTCACGAATAGAGACCTAGAGGCTATGGTGGAGACGAGCGATGAGTGGATAAAGACAAGGACCGGTATAGAACAGCGTTATATAGTCGGCGAAGGGGAGACCAATTCCTTTCTTGCCACTAGGGCTGCAAAGAACGCACTCGAAATGGCTGGAGTCCGCCCGCAGGAACTAGATCTCATCATAGTCGGTACTCTTACGCCTGATACGCCAATGCCGTCCGTAGCATGTCTTGTCCAGAAAGAGCTTGGCGCCAAAAAGGCGGGTGCATTCGACTTGTCTGCTACATGTTCCGGTTTCATCTATGGCCTTTCTATAGCCGACAAGTTTATTCGCGACAACCGCAAAATGAAGATACTTGTGATCGGCAGTGAGGTGCTTTCAAGACGCGTCAATTGGACAGATAGGACTACATGTGTATTGTTTGGAGACGGTGCAGGGGCGGCGGTTGTCACGGGCACTAAGGAAGACAGAGGCATACTTTCGACCCATCTCCATGCGGATGGCGCCTTGGGAGATCTCTTGACCATCAAAGGTCTCGGCACGGCCCATCCCGTAACCATGGAGATGCTCGAGCTGGGCTGGCAGTATATTCAGATGCAGGGCAGGGAGGTATTCAAGCATGCAGTCAAGGCCCTTGAGTCTGTGGCCTGGGAGGCGCTCAATGCAAATGGCTGGACAACAGATCAGGTGGATCTTCTGATAGCGCACCAGGCAAACATGCGTATACTCGATTTTCTTAGGGAAAAGCTAGGACTTACAACAGATAAGGTCTTTATCAATATACACAAGTATGGTAATACCTCGGCGGCAAGCATTCCGATAGCGCTTGACGAGGCGAATCGTTCAAGATTGCTTTTGCCCGGCTCTAAGCTGCTGATGGTGGCCTTCGGGGGCGGTTTTACCTGGGGGTCATTGGCAATGCGCTGGTAA
- a CDS encoding acyl-CoA dehydrogenase family protein, which translates to MAQVNYFLTEEQQMIVELARKISREKIVPVRAELDEKEEFPWDIIKDLAQADLFGLYIPEAYGGLGAGCFEMCLALEELAYGCIAVTTTFAASALGGYPILLFGSEEQKARYLPDIASGRRLSAFGLTEANAGSDVAAIQTTAVEEGGSWVLNGTKQWITSGGEADIYTIIALTDRNKGARGATAFIVEKGDPGLGFGKKERKMGLRASSTRELIFNDCRIPKDRVLGKRGQGFIIAMRTLDLARPGIGAIGVGLAQAAFDEALKYAKERIQFGQSIMSFQAIQHMLADMVTQIEASRALVYAVARTIDAGAKDFAKLSAMAKLFPTDMAMKATTDAVQILGGYGYMKDYPVEKMMRDAKVLQIYEGTNQILRNVIGQAINKEYAIRGCGN; encoded by the coding sequence ATGGCCCAAGTTAATTATTTTTTGACCGAAGAGCAGCAGATGATCGTTGAATTGGCCCGCAAGATATCAAGAGAAAAGATCGTCCCTGTCCGGGCCGAATTGGATGAAAAAGAGGAATTTCCGTGGGATATTATAAAAGACCTTGCGCAGGCCGATCTGTTCGGCCTTTATATACCAGAGGCCTATGGTGGCCTTGGTGCAGGGTGTTTTGAGATGTGTCTTGCACTTGAAGAGCTGGCCTATGGTTGTATAGCTGTGACGACTACATTCGCGGCTAGCGCCCTTGGTGGTTATCCTATACTGCTCTTCGGTTCCGAGGAACAGAAGGCTAGATATCTGCCGGATATAGCTTCAGGCAGGCGTCTGTCGGCCTTTGGTCTTACCGAAGCAAATGCAGGTAGTGATGTGGCCGCCATCCAGACTACGGCGGTCGAAGAAGGCGGGTCATGGGTTTTGAACGGGACAAAGCAGTGGATTACGAGTGGAGGGGAGGCAGATATATATACGATCATTGCGCTTACGGACAGAAACAAGGGGGCACGCGGTGCCACCGCTTTTATTGTGGAGAAAGGGGATCCGGGTTTAGGCTTCGGTAAAAAGGAGCGCAAGATGGGCCTCAGGGCCTCATCGACACGTGAGTTAATATTCAATGACTGCAGAATACCCAAAGATCGTGTATTGGGAAAGAGGGGACAGGGTTTTATAATCGCCATGAGGACCCTTGACCTTGCCCGTCCTGGTATCGGCGCTATAGGTGTAGGTCTTGCGCAGGCCGCCTTTGATGAGGCGTTGAAATATGCAAAGGAGCGCATCCAGTTCGGCCAGTCTATCATGTCTTTTCAGGCCATTCAGCATATGCTGGCTGATATGGTGACTCAGATAGAGGCATCCCGCGCCTTGGTCTATGCGGTGGCGAGGACCATTGATGCAGGGGCCAAGGACTTCGCCAAACTCTCGGCGATGGCCAAGTTGTTTCCGACCGATATGGCTATGAAGGCGACGACCGATGCAGTTCAGATACTCGGTGGTTATGGCTACATGAAGGACTACCCTGTCGAAAAGATGATGCGGGATGCGAAGGTCCTTCAGATATATGAAGGCACGAACCAGATATTAAGAAACGTGATAGGCCAGGCTATAAATAAGGAGTATGCAATCAGGGGTTGCGGAAATTGA
- a CDS encoding MerR family transcriptional regulator, with protein MVTMTEEVQKRSRHIDDTGSGPVETELWQPIDNVDPDKPIFSIGAASAMLEVHPRTLRIYEEEELIRPTRRGQRRYYSLNDIQWITCLRSMIHDHGVSIAGLKKLLQYTACWNIVKCPMEKRKVCTAYHSLGLLHDR; from the coding sequence ATGGTCACAATGACAGAAGAGGTCCAAAAAAGGTCGAGACACATTGACGATACAGGGTCAGGTCCCGTTGAAACGGAACTTTGGCAGCCCATTGATAATGTAGATCCGGACAAGCCTATCTTTTCCATCGGGGCTGCGTCAGCCATGCTGGAGGTCCATCCTCGAACGCTTCGCATCTATGAAGAGGAGGAATTGATAAGGCCGACGAGACGTGGCCAGCGACGTTATTATTCCCTTAATGACATACAGTGGATAACATGCCTGAGGTCGATGATACACGACCACGGGGTTAGCATAGCCGGTCTCAAGAAACTGTTGCAGTATACAGCCTGTTGGAATATAGTGAAATGCCCTATGGAAAAGAGGAAGGTATGTACGGCCTATCATTCACTGGGCCTACTCCATGACAGGTAG
- the cutA gene encoding divalent-cation tolerance protein CutA, producing MDMKDKEGLIKIITTTESKDDARCIAEHLVERRLCACAQISGPISSFYWWKGAIQSSEEWQCAIKAPARNYKEIERAILNLHPYEVPQIIAIPVIEALAAYKDWVIEITRD from the coding sequence ATGGACATGAAAGACAAAGAAGGTCTGATAAAGATAATAACTACCACTGAAAGCAAGGATGACGCAAGATGCATAGCAGAGCACCTGGTCGAAAGGCGCTTGTGTGCCTGCGCACAGATAAGCGGGCCTATATCAAGTTTTTATTGGTGGAAAGGGGCGATCCAGTCTTCAGAGGAATGGCAGTGCGCAATAAAGGCCCCGGCCAGAAACTACAAAGAGATCGAGCGTGCGATCTTGAACTTACACCCGTATGAAGTCCCGCAGATCATAGCCATCCCTGTAATCGAGGCCCTTGCCGCTTATAAAGACTGGGTAATAGAGATAACAAGAGATTAA
- a CDS encoding YceD family protein: MDKITYPDRYLISIEDIPEEGLCVHCDDVSNILSDQDDPALAGPVGADVCLNRVDGLIYLQGSVKAAVNLVCDRCLNPYQLDIDAAFSYLLIPQSLEKEGFDAAAKGKDAEILTYNGKDVPFGEILREQILLQIPFRRLCNDGCKGICPSCGADLNKEACHCEKDIKQGPFTVLKGLKMRP; encoded by the coding sequence ATGGATAAAATTACATACCCTGACAGGTATCTGATATCTATAGAAGATATCCCCGAAGAGGGTCTATGTGTCCATTGCGACGACGTATCTAATATCCTGTCTGATCAGGACGACCCGGCCCTTGCAGGGCCGGTGGGGGCCGATGTCTGTCTTAATAGAGTGGACGGCCTGATATATCTTCAGGGTTCTGTCAAGGCCGCAGTGAACCTGGTTTGCGACCGCTGCCTGAATCCATATCAGTTAGATATAGATGCGGCTTTTTCTTATCTGCTGATCCCACAGTCCCTTGAAAAGGAAGGGTTTGATGCGGCAGCAAAAGGAAAAGATGCGGAGATATTGACTTACAATGGGAAAGATGTCCCTTTTGGCGAGATATTGAGGGAACAGATCTTGCTTCAGATACCTTTTCGGAGGTTGTGCAATGATGGCTGCAAAGGGATATGTCCTTCATGTGGGGCCGATCTCAACAAAGAGGCATGCCACTGTGAAAAAGATATAAAACAGGGCCCCTTTACTGTTTTAAAGGGATTGAAGATGCGACCTTGA
- a CDS encoding electron transfer flavoprotein subunit beta/FixA family protein — MPFNIIVCIKQVPDVKTVRFDPKTGTLIRDGVGAVINPVDLNALEAGLGLKDAVGGEITAVSMGPPQAKEALMEAMAMGVDKGVLLSDRAFAGSDTLATTYILAKAIERLGAFDIVLCGKQSLDGDTAQVGPGLAARLGIPSVAYVEEMRLVEGGMFRLRRETDLGCDIVEIEPPFLATVLPSINKPRLPSLKGKIRAKKTGVIVWDADDIQVDPEKIGLNGSPTRVLSTYVKGFDAKGEMLSGTAEEQADALVKRLKDANLL; from the coding sequence ATGCCATTCAATATAATCGTCTGTATAAAACAGGTGCCTGATGTAAAAACAGTCAGATTTGATCCAAAGACGGGGACTCTGATAAGAGACGGAGTTGGTGCAGTGATAAATCCTGTGGACTTAAACGCCCTCGAGGCTGGTCTCGGGCTCAAAGATGCCGTTGGCGGCGAGATCACGGCGGTTTCGATGGGTCCGCCTCAGGCTAAAGAGGCCTTGATGGAGGCGATGGCGATGGGCGTTGATAAAGGTGTGCTCCTTTCAGACCGCGCCTTTGCTGGTTCTGATACACTTGCGACTACTTATATCCTTGCCAAGGCCATAGAGAGACTTGGGGCATTTGATATTGTGCTGTGCGGCAAACAGTCACTTGACGGCGATACAGCTCAGGTCGGGCCTGGTCTTGCTGCAAGACTTGGTATACCAAGTGTTGCATATGTGGAGGAGATGAGATTGGTTGAAGGCGGTATGTTCAGACTCAGGCGTGAGACTGATTTGGGTTGCGATATCGTTGAAATCGAGCCACCTTTTCTTGCGACTGTCTTGCCTTCTATCAATAAGCCGAGACTACCTTCTTTAAAGGGTAAGATTAGGGCTAAAAAGACAGGGGTGATTGTCTGGGATGCAGACGACATCCAGGTTGATCCTGAGAAAATAGGCCTGAATGGGTCGCCTACACGCGTGCTCTCAACCTATGTCAAAGGTTTTGACGCAAAAGGTGAGATGCTTTCGGGGACTGCGGAAGAACAGGCGGATGCCTTGGTGAAGAGGCTCAAAGATGCAAATTTGCTTTAG
- the yihA gene encoding ribosome biogenesis GTP-binding protein YihA/YsxC, which produces MITKIEFIKSAYSVSEFPPARLPEIVFAGRSNAGKSSIINAVSSRHSLVKVSSMPGFTQTINFFLANERIFFVDLPGYGFAKAPKEIQVKWKTLIEQYLKSRRNIKTVVCIFDIRRMPDQMDIQLLDYLSALRINALVVLNKADKLSQPKRTAQIKTIMRALPSLTETPLLTSARTGEGIDTLRRRILDLG; this is translated from the coding sequence ATAATAACAAAGATTGAATTTATAAAAAGCGCATATTCCGTCTCGGAATTTCCGCCTGCGCGCCTCCCTGAAATAGTATTTGCAGGCCGTTCAAACGCTGGAAAGTCTTCTATTATAAATGCCGTCTCGTCCAGACACAGCCTGGTAAAAGTGAGCTCGATGCCTGGTTTTACACAGACCATAAATTTCTTTTTGGCAAACGAGCGGATATTCTTCGTCGATTTACCAGGTTATGGATTTGCAAAGGCACCCAAAGAGATCCAGGTCAAATGGAAGACCTTGATCGAACAATATCTTAAATCAAGACGAAACATCAAGACGGTTGTCTGCATCTTTGACATAAGACGGATGCCTGACCAGATGGATATACAGCTCCTGGATTATCTCAGCGCCCTTAGGATCAACGCCCTGGTTGTACTAAACAAGGCTGACAAGCTATCCCAACCCAAAAGGACGGCACAGATAAAGACGATCATGCGCGCCTTGCCTTCGCTTACAGAGACCCCCCTCTTGACCTCGGCGCGCACCGGAGAGGGGATAGATACCTTAAGAAGACGTATTCTGGACCTAGGGTAA